The Synechocystis sp. PCC 6714 genome includes the window TTACTTGTTGTTGCATAGCTAAAATTTTCAAATCCTGGGCAATAATTCGTTTGGCAGTCCACCAAATAAAAGGAATAGCAAAGTAGTTCCAATTACCGTAATTAAAAGCGATATCCGTATAAACTAAGGTAGATTGTTCTGTTTCTGGCACCGATTGGCTAGTAATAAATAAATGGCGCTGGGGGGAGAATTTATATTCCACCGAAGTGACATTGGGCATAATAAACTGGTCAGTATGAGTAATTTCATTACCCCGGGGATTGAGGAATCTACTCCACCAGCCCAAATTATTTTTTTCGTTATGATATTCGGCTTTAACTTCCCCTTGATGGCGACTAACAGTCATCTGTATAGCCTGCCTTTGGGCTGTACGAAAAATACCAGGATGTACTGAAGCTGTATGGGGAATGTCAATGAAATTTTCCACACAATTGGTCACACCGTTGGCAAATTGATGGATTAGCCTGATTCTATGCCAACCTTTTTCACCGTATCGAGGTAAAGCAAAAGGAGATTTACTGGGTTGCCCTAAACAAACATAAATCAGACCTTCTTGTTCCAAAATTCGGTAGCATTTAGTCTGTAAATTTTCCCTTGGTTTAAATTGCTGACCCTCTGACGGCACCGCAATTACTTTACCCCGCTGATCATAAACCCAACCGTGGTAAGGACAATGAAGGTTTCCCTGTTCAACTGAACCGCAGGAAAGACGACCATGGCGATGAACACAACGGTCTTGAACGGCGATCGCCAAACGATTTTGGGTGCGAAAAATAGCTAACCATTGCCCCAGAATTTGCCTAGCAATGATCTGACCCGGTTTTAATTGTTCACTGTGGGCCACCACATACCAGAAATCTTCAAATTGCATCGGTTTGATAAGGGCTAATGGCAATGTCTCCCGTTAACTCAATCTGACAGGCAAGCCTTGCTTGGGAATCCTGGGGGGCTAGAATTGCTAATAATTCCCTTTCTTCCGCTTTAGGCGGGGGAATTTCACCAATAACTTTCACCAAACAAGTGCCGCATAACCCTGTGCGACAACCAAATAAAATCGGTGAGTTCTCCACAGTTAAATATTCTGCTAGACAAGCATGGGCTTTTAATGATAGGCAGGAAAAAGTAGTTTTGGGAAAAGAAATTACGCAATTATTCATAATTTTTTAAGCTTCTGAACTTTACTGTGGGGCGCGCTGTGAAAGACCTCTGGCATAGCGTCAACGGCTGGGGAGATCAGACCTCTAGGTTAAATATCCCAAGGTGTTTAGCTGTTGCGAGCGATAATCTCCATACCCTACCAATGGTTGGACATTGGGGGAAAACCGCATATTTCTGTGGTGCTTCCTTCTACCCAAAGCCAACTAAATTCGCTAACATGAATGAGCCTTACTCTATGTAGATAATTGCAGGCGGTTAAACTTTATGAGCAATATTCAAGAAAAAATCGAACAGGAGCTAGCCAACGCTAGACAGGTTTGCAGCACTGATGAAGCTTCCCCGGCGGAGTGCGCCGCGGCCTGGGATGCGGTGGAAGAGCTAGAAGCGGAGGCCGCCCACCAACGCCAACAACACCCAACCCAAACCCCCCTAGAAAAATTCTGTGACGAAAACCCCGACGCCGCTGAGTGCCGCATTTACGACGACTAAGGGTTAATCTGGTTAACGGTTTGATCGTCATTGATGAGACTGACGATCGCCATCACTTCTGAAGCAGTGTTTTTGTTCAAAGCAGTGACAATTTCCTGGGGGTTGTTGCTGCTTTTTGCTGGGCCACTAGCATTGCCCTAGGGTCCTTCCAGCACTGCTGCTTCCACGTCTTGACGGCTGAGGGAATATTTGAAGCTTCGCACCACTTTCCGTTGCTGTTGGTGGGGAAAGTAGCAGACCACCAATTCTTCGGTATCCAAACTCAGTTCCGCATCCCAATCTCCTTGCTTGAGAAACCAACAATGGCGATCGCCACGATTCTGTTGACAGCCCAGGGTCATGAGCCAGCGTTCCAGTTGCGGTAGGGGATGATTGTAGAGGGGCGTTTCCGGAGCAGGGAGACTCATGGGCGATGGAAAAATAGAAAGATAATGGGAATAATTTTGATCGGTTGTTGGCTAAACTCGCCCAGTGTGAACTATCTAGGCCCGTTGGCAAGCAACAGAGTGCAGGCCTCCGGCTTCACTGAGAATCAGTTCTAATCTTTAATATGGTAGAGCATTGGCTAGGGTTGAAGAAACCAGTTGAAAACAGAGAGTAACGGTCATTACTTTATCCCGAGGGGAAAGCGCAAAAATCCAATAATTGCCGGTTGTGGTGGCTGGGGATCTCGATTTTGTTGGATACTATTGCCATGGCGGGAATTGACTTGCCAGTTTTGCAACGGTATTTGACTTAAATGCTTCCTAAAATTTCTTTGGCCGCGGTGGGATTAACAGTGGGGGGGATTCTCACCATCACAGGCTTTGTAGCCTACGCCCTGGATTATGCCACCCTCAATTTGGCTGGCTTTTTCTATGGTATTCCCCTGGTGTTGGGCGGATTGGCCCTTAAGGCGGCGGAGTTGAAACCAATTCCCTTCAGTCAACCGACCCCGGAAAAAATTGTCACCCTACGGAATCAACTGGCTACCCCCACCCAAAACCAAATTCGTAAGGATGTGACCCGTTACCGTTACGGCCAGGAAGCCCACTTAGACGAATCCCTGGAGCGACTGGGGTTGAGCCCCACCGATGAGGAACGGCCTGTGCTTACTAGCCTCTTGGAACAGCAGTGGGAAGGAAAATATGTGCTGACCCTAAGTTTTGATTCTCCCTTTATCAGCCTCGAAACCTGGCAAGGAAAACAGGAAAAAATTGCCAAGTTTTTTGGACCAGATCTGGAGGTTACTGTCAGTCAGCCCCAGGAAAAAGTGGTGCTAGTCAACCTAATTTCCCAATTAGCCCTCCCGTAATTTGTCCAGTACCGAACGATCTTTGAGGGTGGAAGTATCCCCAGAAATTTCCTGCCCCGATGCCAAACTCCGCAACAAACGACGCATTATTTTGCCTGAACGGGTTTTGGGTAACACATCGGTGAAACGGATCTCCGCTGGCCTGGCGATCGCCCCAATTTCTGCGGCAACGTGCTTGACCAAATCCTGTTTCAACTCTTCACTTAGTTCGGCATTACCTTCCAGGAACACAAAGGCGAAACTACTTAAAAGTCCTTCACTTCAATATTGCCGGAGATTCAGGGAGCAGAGCAGAACTTTGCCGACAGATTATTAGGTGGATAGAAACCTATTCCTGCTGTAGAAGTAGCTCACTGCTTTGGGCTTGATCGCCCTGGGTGGCGGTCATTCTTACCTGATACATGGTACCTGATTCCCCATTAACCTGGGGAATATAAACAATAAATTGTCCATTTTGATCTGCCCGCACAGTGGCTTGAAAAACATTCTGGGAAATATTCAGCATCCCCATCACGGTACGGAGGGCTTCCATTTTTACTTCCACATTGGCCCCGGGAAGGGTTTGACCGATCAAATTATCCGGCAAACGAATTACGTCGTTGTTGATAAAGTTGGTGATTTCCGGTCGCAAAGTGTAACCGATGTTACCAGAATTGCCGGAATTGTTTGGATCACCTGAGTTGTCAGGATTGATGGCGATCGCCCGGTTGAATTGGCGACTGACGGAATTTTGCCCGGAACGGCTGAAAGTAATCACCGGCCTAGCATTGATTTGGCGATCACCCCGACCAATGCGGTAAGTAGTTTCATAAATACCCGATTGAACCTCCTGCATTGTCAAAGAGCGATTCTGATTGAGCCCGTCTAATTCAAAACTGGCCGTGGCTCCTGGGGTGCCATAAACTCGAATCATCAAATCGTCCCCTTCCCGTAAAGGCTGGCGAGGATTACTGTTGGTTTCCATCCGGTCGATTACTAAACCACTTAGGGGCGGTGGAGTTGGGGCAGGGGTGACAGAGTTATTAAGACCAATATTAATGGGAGCAAAATTACCGTCCCCTAGCTTGACTAAGGTTTGGTAAACTAACCCCGCCACTTCTCCCCTAGTGGCCAAGTTATTGGGATTAATCTGGTTAGTATTGGGAAAATTAACAATGATCCCCGCATTGGCCGCCCTCGCCACACTATCCATGGCCCATTCCGGTACCGCTTGGCGATCGCCATAGGCATTTAAACCATCGGGGTTGGCATTGGTGTTATTCCCCAAAGCTTTGGACAAAATCACTAAAGCTTGGGCCCTGGTAATCCTTTCTTCTGGGCGAAAACTACCGTCGGGAAATCCCGTTACTAAGCCGGAATTACTAACCGCTAAAATTGCCGGGGCGGCCCAATAATTAGCCGGAACATCCCGAAAATTACGGGCACTATTGCCGGAAGGTAAATTAAAGGCCTTAACGGCGATCGCCGCAAACTGGGCCCTAGTAATTTCCCCATTGGGCTGGAAGGAGCCATCGGGAAAACCGCCGATGATACCCCGTTCCGCTAGATTTGTAACGTATTGACTACCCCAGTAACCCTGTAAATCCCCAAAGCTAGAAGACTGGGCCAAAACCCTAGGCATTATAGATATAAAGGTAAAAGCAATCAGACTAGGGCTAACCAAAGTGCGATTTAAGAAACTCATAATAGCCTATAAAAAAATTGAATTAGATATTTGAAAGACAAATTAGTCGTAACTTCCCATTAATCAATGATTAATTTAGCCAAAATTTACCCAATTTGAGTTCGGGTTAAGGACTCTTTGTAAACCGACTGAACAAGCGAATAGAAATTGAAGCACCTCCGACTGAGGCTACCTAGAAAAAATCAACACACTATAAGGGCCAATGGATACCAATCCATGCCAAGGAAAACCGTCGTACTCTCCAGGTTCTCCCCTAGTATCTGTGCTTAAAAAATCACCAAAGGCATCACTATATCCCTGCCAATCACTGTTAAAACGTAACGGCCAAAATCCTTCGGCCGGTAAGCCTAGGGTGTAGTTATAGTGGGGCTGATTGGAAAAATTAGCCACCACCACCACATCGTCATTGATACCCCCTTGCTCCCAACGGTGAAAAGCAATCATATTCTTGGCTTCATTGAGGTGATAAACCTGGGTAAATTGCCCACAAAGGCCTTTGCTAAAACCGCCTAAATTACGCCGCAAACTAATTAAATCTCGATCAAGTCGCACAATGCCATGGAATTCATCCCGTTGCTCCCAATCCACCGGCACTGTATCCCGAAACCAACCCGCTTCCAAAAATTCCTGGCCCTGGAACAACATGGGAATCCCTGGGGCCGTAAAGATCATTGCCGCCGCTAGGGTAGAACGCTTTTGGGCATACCAATCTTTTGGATCTTCGGGACTAATTTCCTGGGGAACTCGGGATTGGCCATTGGCAACTTCATCGTGGGATTCGCTGTAAATCACTCGACCAAACGCATCATCGTTATAACGGTAGTTGATGGCATCCCGAACAGCGGCCAAGGAACGATCTTCATCCGCCGTAGTGATTACAGCCCGTCGAATGGGATGAACAAACATAGCGTCCCATTGACAACTAAATCCTGCTCCCCCAGCTCCAATATCTTTAGTTATCCATTCATTACTTTGCAAGTCTTCAGCAATGGTGATTTTACCGGGAAACTGTCGGCTAACTTCCTCATTAACCCATTGTAAAAGAGTCCAGCCATCGGATAAATTTTGGTCTTCAAAACCATTGACGGTGCGAATAAATTGGGTGCAATCAAAACGTAAGCCATCAATGTGGTACTCATCCAACCACATCAACACGTTGTCAATAATATATTGCCGCACTTCCCCCCGGCCATAATCCGGTCTGGTGTCCCCCCAAGGAGTACTGGCCCGGTCATCATTGTAAAAATAGATCCCCCCCCGATCGCCTTCGGACCAACCATCAAATTGCCAAAGGTCTAAATCACTTGGGCCGAGGTGATTGTAAACCACATCTAAAATAACGGCGATGCCATGGCCATGGGCTTGCTTAATAAATTGCTTAAAAGCTAAAGGGCCGCCATAGCTACTTTCCACAGAAAAAATATGGGAAGGATTATAGCCCCAGGAAATCTCCCCAGCAAACTCACCAATGGGCATGATCTGAATGGCATTAACACCAAGTTTTTTCAAGTAATTAAGTCGAGCAGAAATAGAGGAAAATTCCCCTGCAGAATCCCCTTTATTGTCATCATTAAAAGTACCCACATGTAACTCATAAATGACCAAGTCATTCCAGGAAGCTATGGCAAAATCATCCCCCTGCCAATCAAAGCTAGGATCATGGACAATGGCATTACCCACGGAATTGGTTACTTCCCTGGCATAGGGGTCAATGCGTTTGAGTATTCCGTTAGGAGTTGCAATTAAATATTTATACTCATCCCCCGCTTTAGCTTTGGGCACATCAAGATACCAAAAACCATTTTCCTCCGCCGTCATAGGCTGTCCCTGGTCATCCCAATTGTTAAAGGAACCAGTAACGGTAACGGAATCAGCGTGGGGAGCCCAGAGCCGAAAAGCAACACCATTGGGATGTAAAATTGATCCCATTCCTTTGATTTTTTTGGTCGTATTCATGGTCTAATGCTCAACATTCAAGATTCATAATTGATTAATCAACAATTATGAATAATCAACTAACTTCAGATACAATCCACATCAAACTAAAGAAAATAGCGATCGCCCCTAAACCTAAGAGAATTAAAATCTCCGGGGTTGGCTGATGAAC containing:
- a CDS encoding aromatic ring-hydroxylating dioxygenase subunit alpha translates to MQFEDFWYVVAHSEQLKPGQIIARQILGQWLAIFRTQNRLAIAVQDRCVHRHGRLSCGSVEQGNLHCPYHGWVYDQRGKVIAVPSEGQQFKPRENLQTKCYRILEQEGLIYVCLGQPSKSPFALPRYGEKGWHRIRLIHQFANGVTNCVENFIDIPHTASVHPGIFRTAQRQAIQMTVSRHQGEVKAEYHNEKNNLGWWSRFLNPRGNEITHTDQFIMPNVTSVEYKFSPQRHLFITSQSVPETEQSTLVYTDIAFNYGNWNYFAIPFIWWTAKRIIAQDLKILAMQQQVIAKYGSNFNHTPADTIHIFVESIRTAIAKGEDPRDLPDKTVEVTFYV
- a CDS encoding 2Fe-2S iron-sulfur cluster-binding protein: MNNCVISFPKTTFSCLSLKAHACLAEYLTVENSPILFGCRTGLCGTCLVKVIGEIPPPKAEERELLAILAPQDSQARLACQIELTGDIAISPYQTDAI
- a CDS encoding Calvin cycle protein CP12; amino-acid sequence: MSNIQEKIEQELANARQVCSTDEASPAECAAAWDAVEELEAEAAHQRQQHPTQTPLEKFCDENPDAAECRIYDD
- a CDS encoding DUF3143 domain-containing protein; protein product: MSLPAPETPLYNHPLPQLERWLMTLGCQQNRGDRHCWFLKQGDWDAELSLDTEELVVCYFPHQQQRKVVRSFKYSLSRQDVEAAVLEGP
- a CDS encoding DUF2854 domain-containing protein, which codes for MLPKISLAAVGLTVGGILTITGFVAYALDYATLNLAGFFYGIPLVLGGLALKAAELKPIPFSQPTPEKIVTLRNQLATPTQNQIRKDVTRYRYGQEAHLDESLERLGLSPTDEERPVLTSLLEQQWEGKYVLTLSFDSPFISLETWQGKQEKIAKFFGPDLEVTVSQPQEKVVLVNLISQLALP
- a CDS encoding S-layer homology domain-containing protein encodes the protein MPRVLAQSSSFGDLQGYWGSQYVTNLAERGIIGGFPDGSFQPNGEITRAQFAAIAVKAFNLPSGNSARNFRDVPANYWAAPAILAVSNSGLVTGFPDGSFRPEERITRAQALVILSKALGNNTNANPDGLNAYGDRQAVPEWAMDSVARAANAGIIVNFPNTNQINPNNLATRGEVAGLVYQTLVKLGDGNFAPINIGLNNSVTPAPTPPPLSGLVIDRMETNSNPRQPLREGDDLMIRVYGTPGATASFELDGLNQNRSLTMQEVQSGIYETTYRIGRGDRQINARPVITFSRSGQNSVSRQFNRAIAINPDNSGDPNNSGNSGNIGYTLRPEITNFINNDVIRLPDNLIGQTLPGANVEVKMEALRTVMGMLNISQNVFQATVRADQNGQFIVYIPQVNGESGTMYQVRMTATQGDQAQSSELLLQQE
- a CDS encoding alpha-amylase family glycosyl hydrolase, with protein sequence MNTTKKIKGMGSILHPNGVAFRLWAPHADSVTVTGSFNNWDDQGQPMTAEENGFWYLDVPKAKAGDEYKYLIATPNGILKRIDPYAREVTNSVGNAIVHDPSFDWQGDDFAIASWNDLVIYELHVGTFNDDNKGDSAGEFSSISARLNYLKKLGVNAIQIMPIGEFAGEISWGYNPSHIFSVESSYGGPLAFKQFIKQAHGHGIAVILDVVYNHLGPSDLDLWQFDGWSEGDRGGIYFYNDDRASTPWGDTRPDYGRGEVRQYIIDNVLMWLDEYHIDGLRFDCTQFIRTVNGFEDQNLSDGWTLLQWVNEEVSRQFPGKITIAEDLQSNEWITKDIGAGGAGFSCQWDAMFVHPIRRAVITTADEDRSLAAVRDAINYRYNDDAFGRVIYSESHDEVANGQSRVPQEISPEDPKDWYAQKRSTLAAAMIFTAPGIPMLFQGQEFLEAGWFRDTVPVDWEQRDEFHGIVRLDRDLISLRRNLGGFSKGLCGQFTQVYHLNEAKNMIAFHRWEQGGINDDVVVVANFSNQPHYNYTLGLPAEGFWPLRFNSDWQGYSDAFGDFLSTDTRGEPGEYDGFPWHGLVSIGPYSVLIFSR